TGGTCGGAACAGGCCGTCGGTATCCTCGGCGGCGAGCCCAAGTGCTGCAAAAGCTTCCTCGCTTTGGATCTGGCGGTCAGCGTCGCCTCCGGCGCCCCGTGCCTGCGTCGCTATCCCGTTCGCCAGCGTGGCCGCGTGCTGCTGTTTCCCGCCGAGGACTCGCTCGCCGTGGTGCGTCGCCGCCTCGAGGGCATCTGCGCGGCAGCCGACGTCGGTTTCGAATCGCTGAGCGTGGACGTCATCACCGAGCCGGTGCTGCGGCTCGACCGCGACCAGGACCGCGAGCGGCTGGCCGCCACCGTCGCGGCCGTGCGGCCCGTCCTGCTCATCCTCGATCCGATGATCCGCCTGCACCGCGTCGATGAAAACGACGCCTCGCAGATCGCCCCGCTGCTCTCCCATCTGCGCGAACTGCAACGCCGCTTTCAAGCCGCCGTGCTCCTGGTGCACCACGCGCGGAAGGACTCCAACGGTTCGCGGCCGGGGCAGGCGTTGCGCGGCTCGAGCGAGTTGCACGGCTGGGGCGACTCGAATCTCTATCTGCGCCGCCGGGGCGCGCAGCTCACCCTCACCACCGAGCAC
This Gemmatimonadota bacterium DNA region includes the following protein-coding sequences:
- a CDS encoding AAA family ATPase — its product is MNVLPFQRASAIPTESAALTRWLVEGLWSEQAVGILGGEPKCCKSFLALDLAVSVASGAPCLRRYPVRQRGRVLLFPAEDSLAVVRRRLEGICAAADVGFESLSVDVITEPVLRLDRDQDRERLAATVAAVRPVLLILDPMIRLHRVDENDASQIAPLLSHLRELQRRFQAAVLLVHHARKDSNGSRPGQALRGSSELHGWGDSNLYLRRRGAQLTLTTEHRAAPSIDDIPLQLTEAGPALSLTVATGAQGDAASAEPTPLARVRQALHEIGEPTSVDRLRKLCGMRTASVCEALAELVRQGIVAQDLRGYRLNPAQAA